From the genome of Streptomyces sp. NBC_01304:
GCTGCCGGCCGTTGCCGGCCATGAGCGCGGGCTGGCCGCCGTTGACGGGGTACGAGAGCGAGCTGGCGAACTCCTTGTCGGTGACGCCGTAGCCGCCGATGTAGGGGATGCCTGCTGCCTCGAGCGGGGTGAGGAAGGCGCGGGAGTGCTGGCTGTACGAGCCGACGACGGCGACGACGCCCTCGTCGACCGCGCGGCGTGCGCACTCCGCGGCGCCCACGGTGTCGTTGTGGTCGTTGCAGGTGAGGACCTTGAGCTCGCGGCCGTTGATGCCGCCGTTGGCGTTGACCCAGCGGGCGTAGGCCTGCGCCATGGCGGGCACGCCCGGCACATTGGTGGCGCGGGTCTTCTCCGGGGCCCAGGTCATGACCACGACGGGTTCCCTGGAACCCCCCGTGGCACCAGGGAGCACGCCGCAGCCGACTGTCAGGGACGTACACACCGCGAGGGTGGCCGCTGCGTACGCGGCTGTCTTCTTCTGATTCCTTCGCGGGCGGGGAGGCAAGGTGCGTCGCCGGGCAGTCATGGACATGCACGATTGCGCCCCTTCCCCAACCTTTGAGTGATCCCTCCTCAACAGCGGGTGACCTGAAGGTGAATTACGGGGGTCGTGCGGGCCGTGCGCCACGGGGGCCGTGAGGACCACTCGTTCCGGGAACGTACGATCGATAACCGTGCAAAGCTCGGAGAAGTCTTCCCGTCGCGGCCGTCGCTCCTCCACCATGGGCGGCATGCCTCTGAACGACATGCCTTGGTGGCGCTGGCGCAGCAACGTGCGCTCGGCGCTGCACATGCTCTCCGACCCCGACTTCCAGCGGGACGTCTGGCTGGCAGGTGCGGACGGGTACGGGGACGTCACCGACGCGGTCTACCGCCTCGTCGAGGACACCTGGCTGGACAACTGGTCGGCCGAGAAATACGTCGGCACGATCTTCCGCGACTCGCAGGAAGCTGCGCTGGTCGACACCGCCGTCCTGCGCGTCCTGCGGATCATGCACCAGGTGGGCCCGGACGCTCCCGTCTCCGCGTACATGGAGCATCACGCCTGGCTGGAGGCCGTTCGTGCGGCCCGGGACGCGCATGTGCGGCTCGCGGTGAGCGACGGTGACGACCCGGACGCGGAGCCGAAGACCCTCGAGGTGCTGCGGATCCTCACGCGGGCGGCCTGAGGCCTTCCGCTCCGCGGAACGGTTCGCGGTGGCCCCGGTGACGTATGGGATCCTGCAAGGCATGAACGCCGCCCCAGTCTCCGCTGCCGAGCAGTACGTCCTCACCCTCTCCTGCCCCGACAAGCAGGGGATCGTGCACGCCGTCTCGTCGTACCTCTTCATGACGGGCTGCAACATCGAGGACAGCCAGCAGTTCGGCGACCACGACACGGGCCTGTTCTTCATGCGCGTCCACTTCTCCGCGGAGAGCCCGGTGACCGTGGAGAAGCTGCGCGCCAGCTTCGCCGCGGTCGGCGACTCCTTCCAGATGGACTGGCAGATCCACCGCCCCACGGAGCGGATGCGGATCGTGCTGATGGTGTCGAAGTTCGGGCACTGCCTGAACGACCTGCTCTTCCGCGCCCGGACGGGGGCGCTGCCGGTCGAGATCGCGGCCGTCGTGTCCAACCACACGGACTTCGCCGAGCTCGTCGGCTCGTACGACATCCCCTTCCACCACATCCCGGTGACGAGGGAGAACAAGTCACAGGCCGAGGCGGAGCTGCTCGATCTTGTACGGGCGTCCGACGTCGAGCTGGTCGTCCTGGCCCGCTACATGCAGGTCCTCTCGGACGACCTGTGCAAGCAGCTGTCGGGCCGGATCATCAACATCCACCACTCCTTCCTCCCCTCCTTCAAGGGCGCCAAGCCCTACCACCAGGCGCACGCCCGCGGAGTGAAGCTGATCGGCGCGACGGCCCACTACGTGACGGCCGACCTCGACGAGGGCCCGATCATCGAGCAGGAGGTCGAGCGCGTCGGCCACGAGGTGACGCCGGAGCAGCTGGTCGCGATCGGCCGCGACGTGGAGTGCCAGGCGCTGGCCCGAGCGGTGAAGTGGCACAGCGAGCACCGCGTGCTCCTGAACGGGCGTCGGACGGTCGTGTTCGCGTAGGGCTGGTGCTGGTGCTGGTGCTGGCGCTGGTGCGGGGCTGGGCGAGGTAGGGCGAGCGGGCGGGGCCGGGCTAGCGGGGCTGGGCGAGGTAGGGCGAGCGGGCGGGGCCGGGCTAGCGGGGCCGGGCGGTGGCGTTCGGCGGGGCGAGAGGGGCTGGGCGGGGCCGAGAGGTGCCAAGTGAGGCGAAAGGGGCACATTCGCGCCCGATTTGACCCGATTCCGATGCCCCTTTCGCCTCACTTGGTGGTGGGTGCGGGGCTCTGGGGTGGTGGAGGTGGCTCCGGTCCTCCGGTTGCGGCTCCCGGTCGGGGCCCTGCGGCTCCCGGCCCGGCCTCCGGTCCTCGCTCCGGCCTCCGGTTGCGGCTCCCGGCCCGCCCTCCGGCTCCCGGCCCGCCCTCCGGCTCCCGGCCCGGCTCCGACCCTCCGGCTGAGGCCCCCGGCTCTCCGGGTCCCCGCTCCGACTCCCCGTCCCCCGTCCCGCTCCGACTCCCCGCCTCGTCCCGCCCCGACTCCCCGCCCCCCCGCCTACATCCGGCTAAGCGAAGCCGCAGCCGAAAGCACGTCCCGGATTGCCTCCCGGTCGCCGTCCTGCCCGGCCGCCGCGTCCAGCGGCGGGACGTGGCCCGCGGCCAGCTTGCAGAACTCGACGCCGTCCAGGGCGACATGGGCGACTTCGTGTTCCGAGGAGGTCGCCGCGCCCGGTGAGTCGAGCGCGATCAGCCACTCGCCGCCGCCCAGACCCTCGACTTCCAGGCGGAGCGTCCGCCCCGGCGCGCCGGCCGCGACCAGGCGGCGGGGCGGGGTCGCGAGGCCCGAGCGGCGGCGTTCGGCGAGGGCCGAGGGGAGCATCCGCGCGGCGAGGTCGATCATCTTGTTCAGGTGGCGGGGCGCGGGTGGCTGGTACGGGTAGTCCACCGCGTCCGCGATGTCGCCCGCGTGGACCCAGCACTCGAAGGCGCGGTCGAGCAGCGAGTCGCGCAAAGGCAGCTCGAACTCGCCGTACGGGACCGTCAGTTGGGCCGACCCGCCGCCCGCGAAGGACACGGTCCGCACGAGCGTGTGGCTCTGCTCGCGCCAGGGGATCCGGACGGCGCGGGTGGGCGGGAAGCGGGAGGCGCGCCAGTACGTCTCGGTGCGCACCTGCGGGTCCCGCTCGGTGAGGGGCAGTTTGCCGAGCGGGTCGTCCAGGCCGAGGGCGAGCGCGACCAGGCCGTCGACGGTCAGGAGGTGCGCGATCACTCCGGCCACGGTGGTGCGCCGGTCGACCGGGACGTCGTCCTCGTACCACTTCAGCCGCACCGGGGCGTGCCACTCGCCGTCCCCGAAGTCCTTCAGGAGGGCGTCAAGGCGGGCGGTCTCGGCGTCGTACGGAGCCGCCCAGTCCGGCACGGGTATGCGCGGGGCGCGCTTGTCGAGGCAGCCGGCGAGGACGCGGGAGCGCAGGCCCGGGTCGAGGTCGAGGCTCTCCTCCTGGTGCAGCAGACCGACCGCGTCCCGCAGCCGCAGGGCCTCGTCCGCGCAGGGGCCACAGCCGCCGAGGTGCAGCTCGACGGCGGCGGCCTCGTCGGCGGAGCAGGCGGACAGGGCCCAGGCGCCGAGCAGGGACTTGAGCACCTTGTGCTCGAGCGCGGGAGGCGGGGTGGCGGGCAGGTTGAGCTCGGGCAGGGGCCTGCCGGTGTCCTCTATCGAGGAACGCATGGGCGGTATACGGGGGTTGAGCGGGTTCAGGGAGCTCGGCGGGTTGTGCAGAGGCTGGGACTGGGACTGCGGCTGTGACTGAGACCGCGGCTGCGGGGCGTGGCTGTCGTCGCGCTCCGGCAGGTCGTCCCGCGTACGACTGTCCGGCGCGTGCTCGTCCTGCGTACGGCCGTCCTGCCCGTGCGCGTCCTGCGGTCCGCGCGATTGCTGCGCGGGATCCGGCCGCTCGCCCTCGTCTTCCTGCGGCTCGAACTGCTCGCTGGGGTCGCTGTTCACCGAGCTCTCCCGTAGCCCGACGGCGGTGCGGTGGCCGGGCGCTGGTCGTTGGCCGTGGACAGGAGCTGCAGTCCGAGGCGGAGCCGGCGCCGCGCCTCGTCCTCCGTGACGCCGAGGTCGGCGGCGGTCTGGCGGTAGTCCCGGCGCTGGAAGTACGCGAGTTCGAGGGCGGCACGCAGGGGTGCGGGCATCGACGTCACGATGTAGTCCGCGCGGGCGGCGGCGGAGGCGCGGCGCACCCTGCGCTCCATGTCCTCGGTCGTCCCCTCCCCGCTCTCGGCGAGCGCCTCGGTCTCGGCCTGGCGCAGGCGCTGCACGGCCAGGCGATGGGTGACTCCGGCGACCCAGGAACGCATCGAGCCCTGCTTGGGTTCGTACGACTCGGGGTTCTCCCAGACGTGCGCGAAGACGTCCCGGGTGAGACGGTCGGCCGCCTCGTCGTCCCCGAGGACGCGATGGGCCAGGCTGTGCACGAGCGAGGCAAAGCGGTCGTACAGCTCGCCGAGCGCGGCGGCCTCCCCGCGGGCGAGGCGCTGCTGCATCTTCCGGTCCCAGCGAGGTGGTGTGTCCTTCGCCATGAGGCCCCCTGTCCGCTCAGTCCGCTCCGTCTGCCCGCCCGGCTCTCCTCGCCTCCCTTCGAATGTAACGGGAGGCACTGACAAGGGGCGCCCCTTTGCGGCAATGTGCACCGCCGGGGGCGTGCCGGATGGTAGGGCCGTAGTGGTCCGGACCACATCGACCCGGCCCGAATGCACCCAAACACTCTTGGTCTGCGATTCTGGGTGGCGCGGGAGAACTGTGCCTGCGCGGGGAACTGTGTTTCGCGGGGACCGTGCGGAACAGTGGGGGACCGAGCGGAACAGTGGGGAGCCGGGGAACCGTGTTTCGCGGGGAACTGGTGGGGCAGCCGGGAATGAAGCAAGCGTAGGAACAGCTTCCGGATAACCCCTCTGGATATCCCTTCTGGACCGAGGTTCTGGATCGAGGCGAGCGAGAGGCATGGCGTGACGCTCAAGGTGACCGAGGGCGAACAGGGCGGCTGGGCCGTCATCCATGTCTGCGGCGAGATGGACCTGGTGAGCTCACCGGCACTGCGTCAGCGCGTCCACGACGCGGTGGCGGACGGCCGCCACAGCCTGGTCCTCGACCTCTCCCAGGTCCTCTTCTGCGACTCCAGCGGCGTCGGCGTCCTCATCGCCACCCGCCGCCTGATGCGCTCCTGCCAGGGCCGCCTCCGCCTGATCCTGCCGGCGCAGGGCGCGGAGGACGGCTCCCACGTGAACCGCGTCCTCGCGGCCCTCGGCGTACGCCGCCTCTTCGAGGTGTACCCGGACGTGGACGCTGCGTTGGACGAGGGGGCGGCGCCGCTTTCGGCTTGAGGGCCGGCTGCCGGGCCGGACTAGCTGATCGGCTTGCGCATTTCCTCGCGGACTTGGAGGGTGCGCTCGGCGACCTTCCCGAGGTCGACGTCCTCGGGAGCCTGCTTCGCGAACTCCGCGGTGCTCTCGGCCACCACTCCGCCCGTGTTCCCGTCGGCCCAGGCGCACATGGGAGTGCTGGCCTTGGCCGTGCCGTTGTCGATGCTGAGGACCTGGCAGCTCACCGTCAGGCCGGACCCCGCGGGGACGATGTCCTTCGGTGGTACTGCCAGGGTGGCGTTGTCCCCCTTCGCCGCGCCGCCCAGGACGCTCTCGCGCATGTTCTCCTGATTGCGGATCCGGCCGTAGGCCCCGGAGAACACGAGCATGTCCCCAGGGTTCTTGCCGGTGTACTGCGCGGCGACGCCGGTGAAGTCCTTCATGTCGTCCCGGCTGAAGGTGCCGTCGTCCTGCGGGGCCGCGCTGGACAGGTCCTGGCCCAGGTCGTAATCGCCGTCCAGCAGGCTCTTCGGCAGGTCGAGCTTGTGCTCGGCCGGGGGGTAGGAACTCTCCGGCCCCGCCCCCCTGTTGCTCGCCGTCGTCGCGGCCCGCACCACGGTGCCGAGGATCCCCAACCCGACCAGGACCAGCACCGCGATCAGGGCCGGGTGCATCTTCCGCTTCGGCGGGCGCGGCTGGAAGGGCGGGAACGGCTGCTGCTGTTGCGGGTACGGGAACGGACCGGGCGCACCGGGCGGTGGGCCTTGCGGCGGCCCGTACGGGCCCTGCGGAGAGGGTGCGTACGGACCCTGCTGCGGCGGCGGCGGACCGTACGGCCCCTGCTGTCCATAGGGCTGAGGCTGAGGCTGCTGCTGGTATCCACCTTGGGGTGGCGTGGGTATGGACATGGTCGTGTTCCCCCGTTGGCCGTCCGGTCCGGTCCGATGCGATCTACTGCGAGCCACCGTAGATTAGCGACCGCAACGATCCCGGACGGGGGTCAGCTCACGTGAACCTTGGCCGCGGCGACGAAGGCGTATATCCGCTGCTTTGCGGCATCGCGCCGAGCCACGAACTCACCCTCGTCGTCTGCCTTGTGGATCAGCGCCACCACGTCGAGGGCCTCCTGCGCCTGCGCCGCGAGAGCTGGCATGTCCGTCACCATCTGTACGCGGAACAGAGCCTCGTAGGCCTGGGTCCGCAGGTCGTAGGACCGGGCCCGCATCGCGGTCGCGTCATCCTCGAAGTCGTGCCCGTCGTCCAGCATCCGCCGCTCGATGAGGCTCCGCCGATAGTTGATCAGCGTCCCCGCGTATGAGCTGTAGGCGTCCATCCGTTCCTGCCGCAACCGCTCATCCCTCGCGAACGCCTCACTCCGCGCGAGGGCCCTGCGCTGAAAGGCATGCGTGACCCCCACACCCAACAGCGTTCCGAGGACGGCGATGACACTGGCGATGGCTTCGGCTGGCACGGGGGCAAGTTGACCACGGCACGGGGCAGGGATGCCATGATGTCGACCATGCAGACCGCCACGCAGCCCTCCCGCTCCTGCCGAAAGGCAGATGCCGCGTAACCGCCCCGGCGCCTTGCGCGCCACCGCGCCCCGCGTACCCCTGTGGACGCACGAGGGCGGCCGCATCGACCGCCTCTCCCTCCCGACCAGCGCGGCGATCCGCC
Proteins encoded in this window:
- a CDS encoding SCO4402 family protein; protein product: MTVQSSEKSSRRGRRSSTMGGMPLNDMPWWRWRSNVRSALHMLSDPDFQRDVWLAGADGYGDVTDAVYRLVEDTWLDNWSAEKYVGTIFRDSQEAALVDTAVLRVLRIMHQVGPDAPVSAYMEHHAWLEAVRAARDAHVRLAVSDGDDPDAEPKTLEVLRILTRAA
- the purU gene encoding formyltetrahydrofolate deformylase — its product is MNAAPVSAAEQYVLTLSCPDKQGIVHAVSSYLFMTGCNIEDSQQFGDHDTGLFFMRVHFSAESPVTVEKLRASFAAVGDSFQMDWQIHRPTERMRIVLMVSKFGHCLNDLLFRARTGALPVEIAAVVSNHTDFAELVGSYDIPFHHIPVTRENKSQAEAELLDLVRASDVELVVLARYMQVLSDDLCKQLSGRIINIHHSFLPSFKGAKPYHQAHARGVKLIGATAHYVTADLDEGPIIEQEVERVGHEVTPEQLVAIGRDVECQALARAVKWHSEHRVLLNGRRTVVFA
- a CDS encoding zf-HC2 domain-containing protein, giving the protein MHNPPSSLNPLNPRIPPMRSSIEDTGRPLPELNLPATPPPALEHKVLKSLLGAWALSACSADEAAAVELHLGGCGPCADEALRLRDAVGLLHQEESLDLDPGLRSRVLAGCLDKRAPRIPVPDWAAPYDAETARLDALLKDFGDGEWHAPVRLKWYEDDVPVDRRTTVAGVIAHLLTVDGLVALALGLDDPLGKLPLTERDPQVRTETYWRASRFPPTRAVRIPWREQSHTLVRTVSFAGGGSAQLTVPYGEFELPLRDSLLDRAFECWVHAGDIADAVDYPYQPPAPRHLNKMIDLAARMLPSALAERRRSGLATPPRRLVAAGAPGRTLRLEVEGLGGGEWLIALDSPGAATSSEHEVAHVALDGVEFCKLAAGHVPPLDAAAGQDGDREAIRDVLSAAASLSRM
- a CDS encoding RNA polymerase sigma factor produces the protein MAKDTPPRWDRKMQQRLARGEAAALGELYDRFASLVHSLAHRVLGDDEAADRLTRDVFAHVWENPESYEPKQGSMRSWVAGVTHRLAVQRLRQAETEALAESGEGTTEDMERRVRRASAAARADYIVTSMPAPLRAALELAYFQRRDYRQTAADLGVTEDEARRRLRLGLQLLSTANDQRPATAPPSGYGRAR
- a CDS encoding STAS domain-containing protein, yielding MTLKVTEGEQGGWAVIHVCGEMDLVSSPALRQRVHDAVADGRHSLVLDLSQVLFCDSSGVGVLIATRRLMRSCQGRLRLILPAQGAEDGSHVNRVLAALGVRRLFEVYPDVDAALDEGAAPLSA